The segment taatattaaattatatagtttttcagCTTAATCTAAATTGAATTTGTTGAtcacataattaaaatgaaaatcagtCGGTGTGATTAAATTTCTTGttgcattattttatgaatttaaacaaattaacaatgtGACTTTTTGCCGGGACTAATTAAGGACgaaagtcgagcaaaaaaaaaagcattatCATTTTCCCCTTATCATACTCGTACGGTATTTTATAACAGAACGCAGGTAGACCGTGTGTAACTGACTTTCAAAAATAGTTAGttctcaattttaatattacttattagcCATCATCAACATTGTCCGCaaccctccgtgacccactgctggacataggcctccttctgtCCTAATCTGCCCTGAGTCATATTTATCCAATTCTTGCCAGCAATTTCTAGACgccggatgtcctacgctcGTTTTCCATTACTCAGTATTActaattatttcctttttattaattagctaCGGTTTTTCTCAGGCGTAGGTAATTTCATCCACGTGATACGGTTATATATAGTAAGTAGatcaataacatataaaagtGTCTGTTATAATCGTAAGATAAGCTTAGcaaaataaggaaaaatgaggctaaaatatattgtacaataaatgCTTCAAAATCACAAGTAACTTCCGATGTTAGTAGATTTTCGAAAATACGCGAGTATATTATACTCGTTTCACATAATCGCGTATCTGAATATatctaattacataaataaacacattaaataaatcaatatagtCATCGATATTGTAGTTTATGAGCTTTCTTTGCGGCAAGGTAAAACCAGCAATTACGTTATAACGTTTGGCGAATTGTTTGCCGATTGTGTATATAGCCGGCTTGTTCCGATTCGGTTGTGAATGTATTTCTATGGTTCGAAAATTATCCGTTAGATgtcgttaaaataatattatctaaattcTGAAAGTATACCTCTAcctttaaattataatcatgGATGTATTAAATGTTGTAACGATGTAGTTCCGTGGtcacaataaattgtaatgtatatacttatttcttgCTATTTCATTCCATTcctataaaaaatgttactgcTCTCTCGTCGCGTCTTAGAATCCAATCAGAACACTTGGCACTTGGTCCTTGGGCaacttatattgttattacaatgatttaaaatttacctacaataattaataatttaatacgaTTTTTTTCAAAGCGTCTTCTAATTTGACATAAATTGTACGACGATGCTACAAATGTAAATACCTTCAATAGTAAATAGGTTAATTTGGTACTAACCACCAATCGTACTATTCAAATGGTACCTACTAGCAGTTCACCgggaagttttttttatataagtagcaTATTTGGCTAATGAGCTTGTTATATATAGCacacttaaattattttataacatttcagTTGAGTACACTTTgtaatactattataatactttacattaaaaattaacttccAACTATAGTACTTATTACTAGGTAAGTGGTTTATCAATAGTGATTGAAAATTCTGCAGTCACGATCTACTGACCGAGGCCGACCGCAGAAGCGACTTGGACTTCATTCAAGAGACGTCGATAGTTATTTACAGTCATGTAATAAAAACTCTGGTAATTTTACAGGAGAGGACCATCAACAGGTGAGTACTGCTTCTCCATCTCTGGTTTCATTCCATTTCCTTCATAACTCAATAACGTACCGACTGATGACGCGAAAtcgtaactaaaaataaatccatgcTCAGTTGTATATTTAGCGCGCTTGCTCGTATCCAGACGTGGCCGCCAGTTGAACGGAGATTTTCTACCGATCACAGatcatttattaatcaaaataaaaaaaaatccgcgTTTAGTGCCAccaataaacaataaacatcAAACATGGTGAACTGGCTACGGCGAAAGTGATCAAACGCCTCAAGGTAAACTCGCTCAAGTCCACTACACTCGTTGGTGATGCTCATAGTACACATATTATTCACACCTATTTCCACACAAGCCCACGCAAAAGCAACGTGTTTTCAGTTGCAGATGCTCACACTGAAACGATATGTTGTGTTCTTAGTTTTACggtgaaaagtgaaaatatttgcGTGGTCCGTGTGGAATTAGATTTAAGAGCATCCAAAAATCACAGGagtaaacaattaatttaacttgaCCGGCCACACATTAAACAGACTACATAATTACACAAACTGttgattaattaaacatatggAATCTGAATTGTCGCCAGATAAACAGAAAAGTGTTCCACCGGTGCcattaaaaacatatcaaTGGGAAGATTTGAGACGAGCTCGTGAGGCGGGGGGATATCCTTGGACGCATCTTTTGAAGATACCATTGGAAGGTGAGATTACTGCTGAAGATATCATCCGTGAGACTACGCCCAGAAGAAGCATGTCGCGGGAATTCTCAAAGTCACGAACACATTCACCTGTTGATAGAGATGTGCAGAAGATTTTGAACCTAGATTCTTCACCAGGAAGCAGCCGGAAACATGGTGATGAAGGAGAAGACGAAGGTGttcatataccaaatttttcTAAAGAAGTATCTCTTGATTCCGAAGATGATGTGATAAATCAAGCTGTTCAAGCATACATGGTTAAACGTCCTGAAAGTCAAACTAGTTCACATTTAGCAGCACCTATAGAGATACcaacaaaaagtattttgaaaCGTCGCGTGCCAGAGCAACAGTATATCGGGATTTCAGAAACAAGAGAAAAAACCAAATGTTGTCATCCACTTGTAAATAAGATTAAACACCTCGCTGATAAAACTCTTCATAAACTAGAAAGGTCCGAACCTGAAAAATCTCCGATTCCTAAACGAAAGAGGAATGAAGAGACACCGGAAATCAGACAGTTAAAATCATCTCCCGGTGCTCTTAGGAGACAAAAGTttagtgcaataaaattaggaGACTCTGATGAAATGAGCAAAACCATGAGTATAGATACACCACCACctagaaaaaagaaagatcACATTTATGAAGATATAGAAGAATCTAAAGTCCAAGATGTTGAAAAATCACTGACATTTTCTCCTGACAttcaaaacaaagaaacagaAGAAGAAAACAGAAGTAACAGCAATAAAGAAAGTGAAAGTATTTCAGAAAAGAAATCCATTACTTCCCATGATCCAAGTTTAGTAGCTGAAAATACTTCATTAAAATCTGAAGATCATATTATGGAAAAGCTACATaaaccaataaatataaacaatgaagctttatttttagatGAAGAGATGGATTCAGAGGAACCTAATGTAGATGAAATATTCCAAAATCAGTTGGATGAGGCTAGACCAAAAAATGATTCACCAAATATAACTATTACGGAAATTATAGATGAAGACATTGAAGTAACTATCGAACAAACTACAACTATACCGATTGAAACATCACCTAGTCCAAGCCCACGAGAGTATAGACAGTCAAAAGATGCCGAACCTTTCGACAGAGAATGGTCCAAACCTAGCAGGTaaacaattacatattattttgatgtacTTAGAATAAGTGTTCTCATTGTAGTGTACATAGATATCTGTTGTATATAATACGTAACTGTGACATAACAGATGTTTCAACACATGCAAACGCGCTTGCTTCTGACAGTCCGATAAATATAGCCCCGACGGAATAGTCTTCCTGTTCGTTGGGTAAGCTCTTTAAAATTGTCATCTGTGATCAGTGCTCGCGACTGCTTTCACGCTAGTGATTAGTTCATTTATCCTCCGGCATTCGCAAACGCGTTTAATGACCCACTGCCATGGGGCAAACGGTGGTTCGTCAAGTCAAGTTTGCGCGCAActagtaattaaatatgcCTTGGGTTACGACAATTTTCGGTAGTCAGTAGTTATGAGTACACTTCGGCGATGGACATCCGAAGGCGGAACTCCCATCGAGAAGCCTTTAAGGCCGACCAGAGAAGGCAGCGCACAACTATACACGCCAGAAGTTCGTTGTGCTTGTCAATTTTTCCAATGCGATTCGCTCCTACCGGAAAGAGTCAATCCAGTGGGCACGCGACCAACATCGCGGGCAAGCAATTTCATTTCGTATGAGAGGTAAGCAACGGCTACTTTCAGTTTGTGACAGTTTAGATGACATTTTATGTGTAAAATTACGAGGTGCAGAATAAAATGCGACCCGCGACGTGTTTCGCCCGGCGGTTGCTGCGGCTAAAACGAGCATCAACGGTTGGCCTAATTGTGACTCAAATAACTTTTGTGTGGTTTAAATATAACTCAAATCTTCTGTGaacaattcaaaatattgcgatttttgtattttatttttcgctaataTATATGCAAAGCGAATTTGTGACATTTATTATGCATTtgcgaattattataactatgtaaCCCATTATATGTGTACCTAGTTATTTCAGAACGACAAAGactatctattttattaacgATATCATTTTTTCACAGTGATCACGAATATGAAATCATCGAAAAGCCGACACCGAACCTTGTTTATACTGCTCCAAGTATAGACGAAAAGCCAAAGATGAATAAAACAGATGATGAGTTGTCGAGTACGACATCTTTGGaacgtaaatatttacaacatacaTCAGATGAAGACGAACCAATAGAAGATAAAGAGAACATTATTCACAATGAAACTGACGATGGTATAATAAACGCCGAAACATTACAAAAGAACATAGAAGatagatattttgttaatacgCCTTCAACTGTATCAAGAACTGAATGCGAAGTTAGTACTAGCCAAGTTGATTCGTCTGCATTAGAAAATTTGCCACTAAAACGTGACAGCCGATCGAAAAATGCAGAAAGTATCGATAGTAAGATTCAACAACGCATAAAAGAGGGTACAGGGAAATTAAAATCTCAAGCTGGCAAACTAAAAAGCAAACtacaaagtataaaaacaaGACAATTTAGCATGCCTGAGAGacctaaaatacattttcctgATCGCCCTAAGTTTAAAATGCCCGAACGTCCTAAAATTTCCTTACCTGAAAGACCTAAGTTTAATTTGCCTGATAGAAGAAAATTTAGCTTACCAGATCGACCTAAGTTCAAGAAAATTAACATATCTGAAAAATTAAGCCTTGGCGACAGAAAAAAGTTTACTTTGCCAGAAAGGCCCAAGTTTAACGTTCCTGAACTtccgaaatttaaaatgccaGAGAGACCAAAAATCAATTTCCCTAGCTTAGGTCGAAAAAGAGATAAATTTGAGTCTATGGAAGTGAACGAAGAACCACAAACAATTGCAACCGTTGACTTTGAAGCAAAAACATACCCTAGACTATTTAATAGGAAAAAGAAATCTGAACTCCAAAAAACTTCGTCATCACCAACATTAGAAAGAGATGATACGCCCCCACCGATATTCACATTTACTCGTgtaaagaaaactaaagaaGAGCCTCAATCATATAATGCAGAGAGTCCAGAAGAGCCTCGAGAATACGGCAATATCAGCCACAACGAATTCGAGTCCAGATCCGACGACACCAAACAATTCGATATTCCATACAACTTTGATAGGGACAATTCTAAATATTTAGATGACGAACCAATTCCATCTGAAAGTAAcgataatataaattcatcCATACCAAACATTTCACCGTCTAACCAAGAATACAGTCATGTAATTAACGAAATCGATAACGACGAATTTTTTGTTCGACCGAGAGGAATTTCTCGCGAAAATATTCAAGTTAGAGAATATTTGAGTGACGAAATACGACAAGCTTTCAAAATCCCTAAAAATGTGCTCGCCACTATGGGGGACGGTTCAGTTTACAACCAAGACAATATGTATGCGAACGAGCCAGAAGCTGACCCGGAGCTTATGATTGACGAGAATGAGACAATAAGGTATTCAAATGAAGATTTGAATGATAAAGATGATGGTTACTACACATTCCCGCCAGTTCGGCCATCCCGGGCTAAGCGAAAGAAAAAAGAAGCGGAACAGGAATctcttaaatatatagatgACAGTGTAAATGCAAGCATGCAGTTTAGCGAAGTGGATTTAGGATTGTCAGAATATCCGCCTGACGGAGTACACGGGAATTTAGATGAGACTGGAGTGAATAGTCAGCTGGATTTCTCTCCATCGACTGATTTACACTCGATTCATGAGTATGCGAACGATGACGTAATCGAGTATCCTGAAAATATACCAATCCAGTCTCAGACTCTGCCGATGCCCCCGAAGAGAAAGAAAAAGCTTGGTAAAAAAGACTTTAGGCATTCATCGCTGAATGATTTTAAGGCTCCGTCTGCTGGTCTATGGGAGGAGACTTGCGAGCAACCAGAAGACGTAAGTATATCCtattttacaattaacataaaacactgttatttttacttaccGACGATCGAACTGTACTGTCGATCTcgatacaaaattacaaacattaaaaaaacattaactgCTACGTTACGTTAACAAGcgaaatttttaatgaaattgatttttaataaattaagtagcGTCATAAAACTATTATCGTGCCACTAGTATCGTAATGAAAACTAGGCTTGTAGAGAACCAGTCCACGGTCGTccataaaatcaataaatcaatcatgTAAATGGCGCCAgtgctaataataaaaaatctaaatttgcACAATTATGGCACTTGATTTGGGTTAGTGTAGATATTTGCGCGTGTAGTGAAATGGATAAATTCGTTAAATTTTTGTGTTGTATATCTCATAAGGAAAATAAGAAACCTTCATAAAATCACTTGTGCACagtttgttttagtttttcgAGACACGTGATTGTGTAAATCTGTGACTCAGAAAGGGACAAGAGATCGCAAACCTTCATatgaatagattttaaaagattttgcTTTAATTTTACTTCAAGCCTCTATGTAAATACTTTTCTTCTtaggaaatgctattgtttctACAGCTGCCAATGCTGTTTCCCTTATCTCCTCCtacgacattcacgggaggatatgcAGTGATCCTATattagggcgggaccacacgtcACTGTACCGCACGGTCATTTATATCACCCGCCTAACAGCAGTGCTACTTTAATGTATTCCGGCTTGAAGGGTGAATGAGACAGATTAATGACAGggtaatctatactatataatactatctatactattattattataaagaggtatcCGTTTGTAAGTtaatatgtttgaggcggacaatctccgaaactaccgaaccgatataaaaaattctttcaccattataaaattacattatacaagattgctatacttaggctatattttatctcaaaattcccacgggagcgaagccacgggcaacatGTAGTGTGTAATAAAGTAGACAACGCTCGTTATAACTTTGATGTTTCAGATGTCCTTAGTCTGTGGTTACCACTTCCCACCAGTGGGTCCACATGAAGGGAAACTCACCTGTTTGCTCACTTAGtgctatgaaaaaatattaaatgccAATTGCTTCTCAAATAAGATATTATAGCCACAATGAAGCAAATGAGTGCAACTAATTGTTGGCTGTTATCCAAAGGAAACCATCTTGGATGGAAGTCAGAATTATTTTTGGTCTCCACTCGATTGTTGACCCAGTTTAACGTTTGGGCCGAGAcagattttaatgttttcacTTTTGTAACAAGGTTAGCTGAAATCTAGGTCTGGAATCGATGTTGTGGTTCCCGACCTGGAATAGGACTACTCCATACTCGTATCTTTATCCgaaaattcatatatttatatacccactaatattataaagacgaAAGATTGAGAGTATGTTTGGTAATTTTCACGCTCAAACTGCTGGGctaattgttatgaaattggtATGAGACAATTATTTGAAACTTTGGTAATGAGGTAGGTCATACCTTGGATACCTtgatagggtacttttatcccgaaagtacgctattttattggtcaaaaagtctgacAGTCAATTAATGGCACTTtgtaaagtagatggcgctattgtgcataaaaacgtaagtatttttaaataataattatgcgGGTAAAATATGCAGCTAGTGacttataaaaactaaataagtttgttacatTACTTAACCATTATTCCACgccataataaaaacaaaggaaATCTTACACCCAatagcaattttattatttcataagtGATTCTTATATCTGTCATAATAGACTGAACGCGTCTTAAATAAAAGGAAAGTGACTATTAACCGTCGATTATGGGCAATTA is part of the Plodia interpunctella isolate USDA-ARS_2022_Savannah chromosome Z, ilPloInte3.2, whole genome shotgun sequence genome and harbors:
- the LOC128683354 gene encoding uncharacterized protein LOC128683354 isoform X1, with protein sequence MESELSPDKQKSVPPVPLKTYQWEDLRRAREAGGYPWTHLLKIPLEGEITAEDIIRETTPRRSMSREFSKSRTHSPVDRDVQKILNLDSSPGSSRKHGDEGEDEGVHIPNFSKEVSLDSEDDVINQAVQAYMVKRPESQTSSHLAAPIEIPTKSILKRRVPEQQYIGISETREKTKCCHPLVNKIKHLADKTLHKLERSEPEKSPIPKRKRNEETPEIRQLKSSPGALRRQKFSAIKLGDSDEMSKTMSIDTPPPRKKKDHIYEDIEESKVQDVEKSLTFSPDIQNKETEEENRSNSNKESESISEKKSITSHDPSLVAENTSLKSEDHIMEKLHKPININNEALFLDEEMDSEEPNVDEIFQNQLDEARPKNDSPNITITEIIDEDIEVTIEQTTTIPIETSPSPSPREYRQSKDAEPFDREWSKPSSDHEYEIIEKPTPNLVYTAPSIDEKPKMNKTDDELSSTTSLERKYLQHTSDEDEPIEDKENIIHNETDDGIINAETLQKNIEDRYFVNTPSTVSRTECEVSTSQVDSSALENLPLKRDSRSKNAESIDSKIQQRIKEGTGKLKSQAGKLKSKLQSIKTRQFSMPERPKIHFPDRPKFKMPERPKISLPERPKFNLPDRRKFSLPDRPKFKKINISEKLSLGDRKKFTLPERPKFNVPELPKFKMPERPKINFPSLGRKRDKFESMEVNEEPQTIATVDFEAKTYPRLFNRKKKSELQKTSSSPTLERDDTPPPIFTFTRVKKTKEEPQSYNAESPEEPREYGNISHNEFESRSDDTKQFDIPYNFDRDNSKYLDDEPIPSESNDNINSSIPNISPSNQEYSHVINEIDNDEFFVRPRGISRENIQVREYLSDEIRQAFKIPKNVLATMGDGSVYNQDNMYANEPEADPELMIDENETIRYSNEDLNDKDDGYYTFPPVRPSRAKRKKKEAEQESLKYIDDSVNASMQFSEVDLGLSEYPPDGVHGNLDETGVNSQLDFSPSTDLHSIHEYANDDVIEYPENIPIQSQTLPMPPKRKKKLGKKDFRHSSLNDFKAPSAGLWEETCEQPEDIIVYRTEHEYTVPQDIANTVSEQSPVAPRRNRSRSSRGTSLCDDDRTSHGAESLTLDTHVAPAEDIEADREIKRESPGYATVDKGQYAPSKAVRRSKSKTPPARRRKSHSSERKYYTVGSTKSTVPDRPPRKKSSTSLMTLDSFTKRSVSGDLTQYVEIDEPPFEEIHKKLESGDVVSKMKDRPLPPPPRPPRGPKRKKRNTQDHLDNLGVKANKEFSSKNADDEEIKTEEVVEIEVSTQTDPLPDDVDFELGIEENLDISMSSSLRDIVDEESMLGRSQSRPIESPRISRPTSRSEKSLKLSDPKISELSKPNIGRTSPTVILVERRVSSPTRINEREEMLTEASLTVQHIDIDESQIPDVPPLPKSRGMPPITQTQPKYVAPVEERALERISDAGNREVQLDNLITQRLQVRDLDVARLNVTELQASKIMVSDIEGMTLQVAELDSKSGHISVSGIEFSQSVIDEIVKKFAEISTNQGPSQSIHECSEHAKTIIKEEQTQTDELPIENAEAGVKSQTKKPIPSEVEQAVDEEMKQSFEEHAPPPPPRPSTTEEATAPQRPPPPDLTPLLYSYLQDITMPPSSYFSPRAFREFHESQHQTPPPPTRRTKRKPAAQYSGSSSDEDRPRPSPRRMPPPIRTHEPTITEAGAQFLRVCQNSISRTIRHIFNSFMSYISGNEDKKDVQMALVIFLVLIAGLIMFGLSDSRAIHHHHWEFFNPPDGKQ
- the LOC128683354 gene encoding uncharacterized protein LOC128683354 isoform X2 → MSREFSKSRTHSPVDRDVQKILNLDSSPGSSRKHGDEGEDEGVHIPNFSKEVSLDSEDDVINQAVQAYMVKRPESQTSSHLAAPIEIPTKSILKRRVPEQQYIGISETREKTKCCHPLVNKIKHLADKTLHKLERSEPEKSPIPKRKRNEETPEIRQLKSSPGALRRQKFSAIKLGDSDEMSKTMSIDTPPPRKKKDHIYEDIEESKVQDVEKSLTFSPDIQNKETEEENRSNSNKESESISEKKSITSHDPSLVAENTSLKSEDHIMEKLHKPININNEALFLDEEMDSEEPNVDEIFQNQLDEARPKNDSPNITITEIIDEDIEVTIEQTTTIPIETSPSPSPREYRQSKDAEPFDREWSKPSSDHEYEIIEKPTPNLVYTAPSIDEKPKMNKTDDELSSTTSLERKYLQHTSDEDEPIEDKENIIHNETDDGIINAETLQKNIEDRYFVNTPSTVSRTECEVSTSQVDSSALENLPLKRDSRSKNAESIDSKIQQRIKEGTGKLKSQAGKLKSKLQSIKTRQFSMPERPKIHFPDRPKFKMPERPKISLPERPKFNLPDRRKFSLPDRPKFKKINISEKLSLGDRKKFTLPERPKFNVPELPKFKMPERPKINFPSLGRKRDKFESMEVNEEPQTIATVDFEAKTYPRLFNRKKKSELQKTSSSPTLERDDTPPPIFTFTRVKKTKEEPQSYNAESPEEPREYGNISHNEFESRSDDTKQFDIPYNFDRDNSKYLDDEPIPSESNDNINSSIPNISPSNQEYSHVINEIDNDEFFVRPRGISRENIQVREYLSDEIRQAFKIPKNVLATMGDGSVYNQDNMYANEPEADPELMIDENETIRYSNEDLNDKDDGYYTFPPVRPSRAKRKKKEAEQESLKYIDDSVNASMQFSEVDLGLSEYPPDGVHGNLDETGVNSQLDFSPSTDLHSIHEYANDDVIEYPENIPIQSQTLPMPPKRKKKLGKKDFRHSSLNDFKAPSAGLWEETCEQPEDIIVYRTEHEYTVPQDIANTVSEQSPVAPRRNRSRSSRGTSLCDDDRTSHGAESLTLDTHVAPAEDIEADREIKRESPGYATVDKGQYAPSKAVRRSKSKTPPARRRKSHSSERKYYTVGSTKSTVPDRPPRKKSSTSLMTLDSFTKRSVSGDLTQYVEIDEPPFEEIHKKLESGDVVSKMKDRPLPPPPRPPRGPKRKKRNTQDHLDNLGVKANKEFSSKNADDEEIKTEEVVEIEVSTQTDPLPDDVDFELGIEENLDISMSSSLRDIVDEESMLGRSQSRPIESPRISRPTSRSEKSLKLSDPKISELSKPNIGRTSPTVILVERRVSSPTRINEREEMLTEASLTVQHIDIDESQIPDVPPLPKSRGMPPITQTQPKYVAPVEERALERISDAGNREVQLDNLITQRLQVRDLDVARLNVTELQASKIMVSDIEGMTLQVAELDSKSGHISVSGIEFSQSVIDEIVKKFAEISTNQGPSQSIHECSEHAKTIIKEEQTQTDELPIENAEAGVKSQTKKPIPSEVEQAVDEEMKQSFEEHAPPPPPRPSTTEEATAPQRPPPPDLTPLLYSYLQDITMPPSSYFSPRAFREFHESQHQTPPPPTRRTKRKPAAQYSGSSSDEDRPRPSPRRMPPPIRTHEPTITEAGAQFLRVCQNSISRTIRHIFNSFMSYISGNEDKKDVQMALVIFLVLIAGLIMFGLSDSRAIHHHHWEFFNPPDGKQ